A region from the Onthophagus taurus isolate NC chromosome 8, IU_Otau_3.0, whole genome shotgun sequence genome encodes:
- the LOC111419580 gene encoding vitellogenin-like — MLAKLLLVFLVSYASASHYAWKPNTEYTYRVAGRTLSGLPDHDPTMTGILLKSELKIVPKTPEVLTARLQQSQYSRIQMKFRDSWEEPVPESECQYKPLAISEEPFEIHLQDGIIKDVVVSKSLKNWEANMIKSFVSQLQLNVNAKHPIDSEITILPHKKNPVGAYKVMEKTVTGEFETIYTMKPEPDNVWPVLAHESQEDSNENILISKSKNFTNHGAFVGYHFGFGEMETSEPNTDSMGNFMNRTSVSHAVIYGDLEDYVIKASNTSNVVSFSPLFNNGESGIIASRVSLVLKNMQPGKCFNSPSEPVEAGLLYRYDNSHGNNQVESAHKPYHVADEESTYNRPGYQRLNQLRSRKSHGQYHLDQSKQELDQPSSAMSFYSSGYHGKSIKYSDKINIAEEAKKLAQEIGQDLQHPNELPKRATISKFVILVRLCRQMNREEMNKVAEELYTKEHSGQKVESWKALRDAIAQSGNGPALLTIRQWIKDQKVGNYEAAQLVSRMAVAARHPTAKYLRTFQKLAEESVERQQHTLNNTSVVAYADLLHKVCVDKERSYQQYPFHAYGSFYTNECQNIAQEYIRYLEQRLHKAVAHSESQDILIFSIALGRVGHRDIYRALEKYIRQTPEKRHQLPEEQRVTEFQRFVMVSALRRFAEMYPEAARDLLKSLYFSSSEQQEVRALAAYLMAYTEPEVSILAAMAQNTHIDNDEYVNSAVQSTIRKLVDMEYEPAIQAERFLNDEEYGAEYPQNGIHRYVREQMDAELRHSYRTYSSGDHMLPNGAHGELQVILGDAEFTLGAYDFLVSSLEETLEQVEQQTEFHHDQVHKKQSQSRDEAHSTNKIYEALGINIEEREQLEGLIHVRLADAFRHFPVNNYTVDSITEVARHWQEELRKGQKFSFSKWTINHEAVLSAPTELGLPYSLTAATPSLLSLDGKIQAETTPEFCNGETLRAPEHIKANAEVRALYGNEMQGSIRFYTPFEHHDYVSGYNKKMQVHVPVSAKVEVDLKDNKIFTDIKPLEAEQDIKIFHHSTHPYCANHDILSIQPVETHQGYTVLHEQKPQAQVLDFGRKHTGMQFQLRYETDQERFNLNRFLHRVQRRGAVESAMHLLFNDEIKYSKTELWYRGSECANREVKMQIRYGQRHHDKQGSAPSIEDILNLPSEQQSRLQQAMEKAGAGIHSVHVMAGDIQIQFVGQQEATIHAGVADARGPVDKHSRVIAYVHAESKHAESKPWHLALLHNGESPNTNGLDYEYALKMNPKVKAHTKLSLGPKGEQSRFEIDAEFQKSHERVEHLQKQPEHHRCLEEIKEGNRIMPSCANMTARANLLDDISIRIKHEGLSQHCRHIIQQIASLVRPCRAIECDFEQHREQEDREIRINVRFTPNLEHANYTLDGTLASRFRQSCERIPVNGWQRQLFVLHPVFPVTTRLSAEAFSIDTYRPICVVDKTRAATFDGKEYDAELSESWAVMLHYLPQFSNQSHHSDLKYRKQHQIREHAVLVRQENQGKAVKITLRSPSTEQKLVEVEMRPTGQSSPKVKVLVDKKEVHCSEQQSQDFYNRAIRVYSLPNDEVKVEVSGRYYVIADGKRVKLTATSSLFANSTRGLCGNFNGMESDDFLLPNGEVSVEKPQSFVAAYTIGSHQNQQQHVQRENCYVRIPTFERIQELSQQQVDEHESSSCTGHRTLYFRKNNKDCFTVRAYPACKPGCHPQEEVSKKVDIICLDESSATQQWRRKAEAGDYLNFQHRQPNDHMETKIHSHCQQ, encoded by the exons ATGTTGGCCAAGTTACTCCTAGTTTTTCTCG TCAGTTACGCTAGTGCTTCGCACTATGCCTGGAAACCAAACACCGAATACACCTACAGGGTTGCCGGTCGCACCCTCAGCGGTTTACCGGACCACGACCCCACGATGACTGGAATTCTCTTAAAATCCGAACTTAAAATCGTTCCTAAGACACCCGAAGTCCTCACCGCCAGACTCCAGCAATCCCAATACAGCAGAATCCAAATGAAATTCAGGGACAGCTGGGAAGAACCGGTTCCAGAATCCGAATGCCAATACAAACCTTTGGCAATCTCCGAAGAGCCGTTCGAAATCCACCTCCAAGATGGCATCATCAAGGACGTCGTTGTTTCCAAGTCGTTGAAGAACTGGGAAGCTAACATGATCAAATCATTTGTCTCCCAATTACAATTGAACGTTAACGCTAAACATCCGATCGACAGCGAAATCACCATCTTACCGCACAAAAAGAACCCAGTTGGAGCTTACAAAGTTATGGAAAAGACCGTTACTGGTGAATTCGAAACCATATACACCATGAAACCGGAACCAGACAACGTATGGCCCGTCCTTGCCCATGAATCTCAAGAAGACTCTAACGAAAACATCCTCATCTCAAAATCCAAAAACTTCACCAACCACGGTGCTTTCGTCGGCTACCACTTCGGTTTCGGCGAAATGGAAACTTCAGAACCCAACACCGATTCTATGGGCAATTTCATGAACAGGACCTCCGTTTCCCACGCTGTCATCTATGGTGATCTCGaagactacgtcatcaaagcCTCAAACACCTCCAACGTTGTCTCCTTCAGCCCCTTGTTCAATAACGGCGAATCTGGAATTATTGCCAGCAGAGTATCTTTGGTTCTTAAGAACATGCAACCCGGTAAATGTTTCAATAGCCCCTCCGAACCCGTCGAAGCCGGCCTTTTGTACAGATACGACAACTCCCACGGAAACAACCAAGTTGAATCCGCCCACAAACCATACCATGTTGCCGATGAAGAAAGTACCTACAACAGACCAGGTTACCAAAGATTGAACCAACTCCGCTCCAGAAAATCTCATGGACAATACCATCTCGACCAAAGCAAACAAGAATTAGATCAACCATCTTCCGCCATGTCTTTCTACTCCAGCGGATACCACGGCAAATCCATCAAATACTCCGACAAAATCAACATTGCCGAAGAAGCTAAGAAATTGGCACAAGAAATTGGACAAGATCTCCAACACCCCAATGAACTCCCCAAGAGGGCCACCATCTCTAAATTCGTCATCTTGGTTCGTCTTTGCAGACAAATGAACAGGGAAGAAATGAATAAGGTTGCTGAAGAACTCTACACCAAAGAACACAGCGGACAAAAAGTTGAAAGCTGGAAAGCTCTCCGTGACGCCATCGCTCAATCTGGAAACGGACCCGCCCTTCTCACCATCCGTCAATGGATCAAGGATCAAAAAGTTGGAAATTACGAAGCTGCTCAACTTGTCTCAAGAATGGCCGTAGCTGCTCGCCACCCAACCGCCAAATACCTCAGAACCTTCCAAAAATTGGCCGAAGAATCCGTCGAACGTCAACAACACACTCTTAATAACACCTCTGTGGTCGCATACGCTGATTTGTTACACAAAGTTTGCGTCGACAAAGAAAGATCTTACCAACAATATCCTTTCCACGCTTACGGAAGCTTCTACACCAATGAATGCCAAAACATCGCCCAAGAATACATCAGGTATTTGGAACAACGCCTCCACAAAGCGGTCGCTCACTCCGAAAGCCAAGACATTCTCATCTTCTCCATCGCTCTCGGCCGTGTTGGACACAGAGACATCTACAGGGCTTTAGAAAAATACATTAGACAAACCCCGGAGAAACGCCATCAACTTCCAGAAGAACAACGTGTTACCGAATTCCAAAGATTCGTTATGGTTAGCGCTTTGAGAAGATTCGCCGAAATGTACCCTGAAGCCGCAAGAGATCTTTTGAAGAGCCTCTACTTCAGCTCCTCCGAACAACAAGAAGTTCGCGCATTAGCCGCTTACCTTATGGCTTACACCGAACCCGAAGTCTCCATCTTAGCTGCCATGGCTCAAAACACCCACATCGACAACGACGAATACGTCAACTCAGCCGTTCAATCCACCATCCGCAAACTTGTCGATATGGAGTACGAACCAGCCATCCAAGCCGAAAGGTTCTTAAACGACGAAGAATATGGCGCGGAATACCCACAAAACGGAATCCACAGATACGTTCGTGAACAAATGGATGCTGAATTGAGACACTCCTACAGAACCTATTCTTCCGGCGATCACATGCTCCCCAACGGAGCCCATGGCGAACTTCAAGTCATCCTTGGTGATGCCGAATTCACCTTAGGAGCTTACGATTTCTTGGTCTCCAGCTTAGAAGAAACCCTCGAACAAGTTGAACAACAAACTGAATTCCACCATGATCAAGTCCACAAGAAACAATCCCAAAGCAGAGATGAAGCTCACTCCACCAACAAGATCTACGAAGCTTTAGGAATTAACATCGAAGAACGTGAACAATTGGAAGGTTTAATTCATGTCAGACTTGCCGACGCTTTCCGTCACTTCCCAGTCAATAACTACACCGTTGACAGCATCACTGAAGTCGCCCGTCACTGGCAAGAAGAATTGAGGAAGGGTCAAAAATTCAGCTTCTCCAAATGGACCATCAACCACGAAGCCGTTTTATCTGCTCCAACCGAATTGGGTCTCCCATACTCTTTGACCGCCGCCACCCCAAGCCTTTTGAGTTTGGACGGAAAGATTCAAGCTGAAACTACACCAGAATTCTGCAACGGAGAAACCCTCCGCGCACCAGAACACATCAAGGCTAACGCTGAAGTACGTGCCCTCTACGGTAACGAAATGCAAGGCAGCATCCGTTTCTACACTCCATTCGAACACCACGACTACGTTAGTGGATACAACAAGAAAATGCAAGTTCATGTACCAGTTTCCGCTAAAGTTGAAGTTGATCTTAAGGACAACAAAATCTTCACCGACATCAAACCCTTGGAAGCTGAACAAGACATCAAAATCTTCCATCACAGCACCCACCCATACTGCGCTAACCATGATATCTTGTCTATTCAACCAGTTGAAACCCACCAAGGTTACACCGTCTTGCATGAACAAAAACCACAAGCGCAAGTCTTAGATTTCGGAAGAAAACACACTGGCATGCAATTCCAACTCCGTTATGAAACCGACCAAGAACGCTTCAACTTGAACAGATTCCTCCACCGTGTTCAACGCAGAGGAGCCGTCGAAAGCGCCATGCATCTCTTATTCAACGATGAAATCAAATACTCCAAAACCGAATTGTGGTACAGAGGCAGCGAATGTGCTAACCGCGAAGTAAAAATGCAAATTAGATACGGTCAAAGACACCATGATAAACAAGGATCCGCTCCATCAATCGAAGACATCTTGAACCTTCCATCCGAACAACAAAGCCGCCTCCAACAAGCTATGGAAAAAGCTGGCGCTGGCATCCACAGTGTCCACGTTATGGCTGGTGATATCCAAATCCAATTCGTTGGTCAACAAGAAGCTACCATCCACGCTGGTGTCGCTGACGCCAGAGGACCAGTAGACAAACACTCCCGTGTCATTGCCTACGTTCACGCCGAATCCAAGCATGCCGAAAGCAAACCATGGCACCTTGCTCTCCTTCACAACGGTGAATCACCAAACACCAACGGATTAGATTACGAATACGCTCTCAAGATGAACCCTAAGGTCAAAGCTCACACCAAGCTTTCTCTTGGACCTAAAGGTGAACAAAGCCGCTTTGAAATTGATGCTGAATTCCAAAAATCGCACGAACGTGTTGAACATTTGCAAAAGCAACCTGAACATCATAGATGTcttgaagaaattaaagaaggCAATCGCATCATGCCATCTTGCGCTAACATGACCGCCCGAGCCAATCTTCTTGACGATATCTCCATCAGAATCAAACATGAAGGTCTTTCCCAACATTGCAGGCATATCATCCAACAAATCGCATCTCTCGTCCGTCCATGCAGAGCCATCGAATGCGATTTCGAGCAACATCGCGAACAAGAAGATAGAGAAATCAGAATCAACGTTCGTTTCACTCCAAACTTAGAGCACGCCAACTACACTCTCGATGGAACCTTAGCTAGCAGATTCAGACAATCCTGCGAACGCATCCCAGTTAACGGATGGCAAAGACAACTCTTCGTTCTTCACCCAGTTTTCCCAGTCACTACCAGATTATCTGCCGAAGCTTTCAGTATCGACACCTACAGAC cAATTTGTGTTGTCGACAAAACCAGGGCTGCTACCTTTGACGGAAAAGAATACGACGCTGAATTATCCGAGAGCTGGGCAGTTATGCTTCATTACCTCCCACAATTCTCCAACCAAAGCCATCACTCCGATTTGAAATACCGCAAACAACACCAAATCCGCGAACACGCAGTGTTGGTCCGCCAAGAAAACCAAGGCAAAGCTGTTAAGATCACTCTTCGCTCCCCTAGCACCGAACAAAAATTAGTTGAAGTTGAAATGAGACCAACTGGTCAATCCAGCCCCAAGGTCAAGGTCCTCGTTGACAAAAAGGAAGTTCATTGCAGCGAACAACAATCTCAAGATTTCTACAACAGAGCAATCAGAGTTTACTCACTCCCCAACGATGAAGTTAAAGTTGAAGTCAGCGGAAGATATTACGTCATCGCCGATGGCAAACGCGTCAAACTTACTGCCACATCTTCCCTCTTCGCCAACTCCACCAGAGGTCTTTGCGGAAACTTCAACGGAATGGAATCAGATGATTTCCTCCTTCCCAACGGAGAAGTCAGTGTTGAAAAACCACAAAGCTTTGTAGCCGCTTACACCATTGGATCTCACCAAAACCAACAACAACATGTCCAAAGAGAAAATTGTTACGTCAGAATCCCAACCTTTGAAAGGATCCAAGAATTAAGCCAACAACAAGTTGATGAACACGAATCTTCCTCTTGCACCGGACACCGCACTCTTTATTTCAGAAAGAACAACAAAGATTGTTTCACCGTCCGTGCTTACCCAGCTTGCAAACCAGGATGCCACCCACAAGAAGAAGTCAGCAAGAAGGTCGATATCATCTGTTTAGATGAAAGCTCTGCCACCCAACAATGGAGACGCAAAGCTGAAGCCGGTGATTACTTAAACTTCCAACATCGTCAACCAAACGATCACATGGAAACCAAAATCCACAGTCATTGTCAACAATAA